From a region of the Actinomadura luzonensis genome:
- a CDS encoding DUF1003 domain-containing protein gives MTAERLDQPRELRRTLRPHYDPEAFGRLSERIARFLGTARFIVYMTVFVAVWVIWNTAAPAGLKFDPYPFIFLTLMLSLQASYAAPLILLAQNRQDDRDRIQYEHDREAADRNRAEIEYLTREIAGLRMAVNEVATRDYLRAELSRLLEELQDADVKERRRPVR, from the coding sequence GTGACCGCTGAACGCCTGGACCAGCCGCGCGAGCTGCGCCGCACCCTCCGCCCGCACTACGACCCCGAGGCGTTCGGCCGGCTGTCCGAGCGCATCGCGCGCTTCCTCGGCACGGCCCGGTTCATCGTCTACATGACGGTGTTCGTGGCCGTCTGGGTGATCTGGAACACAGCCGCGCCGGCCGGGCTGAAGTTCGACCCGTACCCGTTCATCTTCCTGACCCTCATGCTCTCGCTCCAGGCCAGCTACGCCGCGCCGCTCATCCTGCTGGCCCAGAACCGCCAGGACGACCGCGACCGCATCCAGTACGAGCACGACCGCGAGGCCGCCGACCGCAACCGGGCCGAGATCGAGTACCTCACGCGCGAGATCGCCGGGCTGCGGATGGCCGTCAACGAGGTCGCCACCCGCGACTACCTGCGCGCGGAGCTGAGCCGGCTGCTGGAGGAG
- a CDS encoding magnesium transporter MgtE N-terminal domain-containing protein — protein MRIFVARLPGTPVFDPAGDQIGRVRDVVAGLRAGRRPNVHGLVVEVQPRRRVFLPITRVRRIEAGAVVFTGRINMRRFEQRATETLVVGEMLDLTVRVGDEPVTVYDAAMEEIKPSTWEITKVAVYRRRRRDPRVVDWAEVTGFDTLQQDQGAAGLIEAFASMRAADMASALHHLPPKRRVEIARALDDDRLADVLEELPPDDQIGILGTLDPERAADVLEEMGPDDAADLLHDLPDEQAAELLALMEPGEAAPVRRLLIYPENSAGGVMTSEPVILPPTSTVAEALAHIRQQDLTPAVAAQVYVARPPTETPTGTYLGVAHFQRLLREPPSTLLGAVLDPSIDPIRPEFTLIEVTSYLANYNLVAAPVVDELGRLVGAVSVDDVLDHLLPEDWRERDDRDR, from the coding sequence GTGAGGATCTTCGTGGCCCGGCTGCCGGGGACCCCGGTGTTCGACCCGGCCGGTGACCAGATCGGCCGGGTCAGGGACGTCGTGGCGGGCCTGCGCGCCGGCCGCCGTCCCAACGTCCACGGCCTGGTCGTGGAGGTGCAGCCGCGCCGCCGCGTCTTCCTGCCCATCACCCGGGTCCGCCGCATCGAGGCCGGGGCCGTGGTCTTCACCGGCCGCATCAACATGCGCAGGTTCGAGCAGCGCGCCACCGAGACGCTGGTCGTCGGCGAGATGCTGGACCTCACCGTGCGCGTCGGCGACGAGCCCGTCACCGTGTACGACGCCGCCATGGAGGAGATCAAGCCGTCCACCTGGGAGATCACCAAGGTCGCCGTCTACCGGCGCAGGCGGCGCGACCCCCGGGTGGTCGACTGGGCCGAGGTGACCGGCTTCGACACCCTCCAGCAGGACCAGGGCGCGGCCGGGCTGATCGAGGCGTTCGCGTCCATGCGCGCCGCCGACATGGCGAGCGCGCTGCACCACCTGCCGCCCAAGCGGCGCGTCGAGATCGCCCGCGCGCTCGACGACGACCGCCTCGCCGACGTGCTGGAGGAGCTGCCGCCCGACGACCAGATCGGCATCCTCGGCACGCTCGACCCCGAGCGGGCCGCCGACGTCCTGGAGGAGATGGGCCCGGACGACGCCGCCGACCTGCTGCACGACCTGCCCGACGAGCAGGCGGCCGAGCTGCTGGCGCTGATGGAGCCCGGGGAGGCCGCCCCGGTGCGGCGGCTGCTCATCTATCCCGAGAACAGCGCGGGCGGCGTCATGACCAGCGAGCCGGTCATCCTGCCGCCGACGTCCACGGTGGCCGAGGCGCTGGCGCACATCCGCCAGCAGGACCTCACGCCCGCCGTCGCGGCCCAGGTGTACGTGGCCCGCCCGCCCACCGAGACGCCGACCGGCACCTACCTGGGCGTGGCGCACTTCCAGCGGCTGCTGCGCGAGCCGCCGTCCACGCTGCTCGGCGCGGTCCTCGACCCGTCGATCGACCCGATCCGGCCCGAGTTCACGCTCATCGAGGTCACCTCGTACCTCGCCAACTACAACCTCGTCGCGGCGCCCGTCGTGGACGAGCTCGGCAGGCTCGTCGGCGCGGTGAGCGTCGACGACGTCCTCGACCACCTGCTGCCCGAGGACTGGCGCGAAAGGGACGACCGTGACCGCTGA
- a CDS encoding EamA family transporter, which produces MRYAGLALAFVSSCCFAFSGPMAKYLIAAGLAPIEAVWTRMAGAGLLLLAVLAVLRPRALRIPRSRLPFFGLYAIMAVAGVQSLYFVAITRLPVGIALLLEFMAPVMVVAWVRLVRRVRLAPAAYIGAVAAVVGLAIVVEAWQGMRLDALGLLLGLLAGACCAGYFIMSDSFGDDVDPLGLIAWGMAGAAVVLVPFARPWNIPWSAFTATTTPAEGGVSLPVLGAYLWMVVVATVVAYILGVNAVRRLSAAVGATVASLEVIGGAVVAWGLVGETLGVFQIVGGLLVLSGALLAQTATASAQPAPPPEAARVTLDGVSSRS; this is translated from the coding sequence ATGAGGTATGCGGGGCTGGCGCTCGCGTTCGTGTCCTCGTGCTGTTTCGCGTTCTCCGGGCCCATGGCCAAGTACCTCATCGCGGCCGGGCTGGCCCCGATCGAGGCGGTCTGGACGCGGATGGCCGGCGCGGGGCTGCTGCTGCTCGCCGTGCTGGCCGTGCTGCGGCCGCGGGCGCTGCGCATCCCGCGCTCCCGGCTGCCGTTCTTCGGCCTGTACGCGATCATGGCGGTGGCCGGGGTGCAGTCGCTCTACTTCGTGGCCATCACCCGGCTGCCGGTCGGGATCGCGCTGCTGCTGGAGTTCATGGCGCCGGTGATGGTGGTGGCCTGGGTGCGGCTGGTGCGCCGGGTCCGGCTGGCGCCGGCCGCCTACATCGGGGCCGTGGCCGCCGTCGTCGGGCTCGCGATCGTGGTCGAGGCGTGGCAGGGCATGCGGCTGGACGCGCTCGGGCTGCTGCTCGGCCTGCTGGCCGGCGCCTGCTGCGCGGGCTACTTCATCATGAGCGACAGCTTCGGCGACGACGTGGACCCGCTCGGGCTCATCGCCTGGGGCATGGCGGGGGCGGCCGTGGTGCTGGTGCCCTTCGCGCGGCCCTGGAACATCCCCTGGAGCGCCTTCACCGCCACCACGACGCCCGCCGAGGGCGGGGTGAGCCTGCCGGTGCTGGGGGCGTACCTGTGGATGGTGGTGGTCGCGACGGTGGTGGCGTACATCCTGGGCGTCAACGCCGTGCGGCGGCTGTCGGCCGCGGTCGGGGCGACGGTCGCGTCGCTGGAGGTCATCGGCGGCGCCGTGGTGGCCTGGGGGCTCGTGGGCGAGACGCTCGGCGTGTTCCAGATCGTCGGCGGGCTGCTGGTGCTGTCGGGCGCGCTGCTCGCGCAGACCGCGACCGCCTCCGCGCAGCCGGCCCCGCCGCCCGAGGCGGCCCGCGTCACTCTGGACGGGGTCAGCTCCCGGAGCTGA